From the Natrarchaeobaculum aegyptiacum genome, one window contains:
- a CDS encoding ABC transporter ATP-binding protein — MADAHLRSTTDEPHREAETVEDVVLELDDVRKRYGGQEVITDLSLEVRDGEILTLLGPSGCGKTTTLRLIAGLEKPSAGQIRLEDVDVAGNGRFVPPEERGVGVVFQEFALFPHLTARENVAFGLSEWAADERDARVSHLLELVGLESHGDHYPEELSGGQQQRIALARSLAPEPEMLLLDEPFSSLDVDLRVEMREEVRRIIKETGVTAISVTHDQEEALSISDRVAVMNDGQIEQIDVPERVFQDPKSRFVAGFLGHASFLSGTVHGDHVDTAIGRVLRDDVNGLAQQYDRTEIDLLVRPDDVTAYPATEAEANGRVVYRRYLGPTVLYRVELDSDETIECMHNHSDHIDLDERVAVRVTADHDLAWFPAGQRDRTDLPADD, encoded by the coding sequence ATGGCCGACGCACACCTTCGTTCGACGACCGACGAGCCGCACCGTGAGGCCGAGACCGTCGAGGACGTCGTCCTCGAACTCGACGACGTGAGGAAACGGTACGGCGGTCAGGAAGTCATCACCGACCTCTCACTGGAGGTGCGCGACGGCGAGATTCTCACCTTGCTCGGTCCATCCGGCTGCGGCAAGACCACGACGCTCCGGCTGATCGCCGGCCTCGAGAAGCCCTCGGCCGGTCAGATCCGACTCGAGGACGTCGACGTGGCCGGCAACGGTCGATTCGTTCCCCCGGAAGAGCGCGGCGTCGGCGTCGTCTTCCAGGAATTTGCCCTCTTTCCTCATCTCACCGCCCGTGAGAACGTCGCGTTCGGTCTCTCCGAATGGGCCGCAGACGAACGAGACGCCCGCGTTTCACACCTGCTCGAGCTCGTTGGCCTCGAGAGTCACGGCGACCACTACCCCGAGGAACTGTCCGGTGGCCAGCAACAGCGGATCGCCCTCGCCCGCTCGCTCGCTCCCGAACCCGAGATGCTGTTACTCGACGAACCGTTCTCGAGTCTCGACGTGGACCTGCGCGTCGAGATGCGCGAAGAGGTCCGACGGATCATCAAAGAGACTGGTGTGACGGCTATCTCGGTGACCCACGATCAGGAGGAGGCGCTGTCGATCTCCGATCGCGTCGCCGTGATGAACGACGGCCAGATCGAGCAGATCGACGTGCCAGAGCGGGTCTTTCAGGACCCCAAATCGCGGTTCGTCGCGGGTTTCCTCGGTCACGCGAGTTTCCTCTCGGGAACGGTCCACGGCGATCACGTCGACACGGCCATCGGCCGGGTGCTCAGAGACGACGTCAACGGGCTCGCCCAGCAGTACGATCGCACGGAGATCGACCTGCTCGTCCGCCCCGACGACGTTACCGCTTATCCGGCCACCGAGGCGGAGGCAAACGGTCGGGTCGTCTATCGACGGTATCTCGGTCCGACAGTCCTCTACCGGGTCGAACTCGACTCCGACGAGACGATCGAGTGTATGCACAACCACTCCGATCACATCGACCTCGACGAACGCGTCGCCGTCCGCGTCACCGCCGACCACGACCTGGCCTGGTTCCCGGCGGGCCAGCGCGACCGGACCGACCTCCCCGCCGACGATTGA
- a CDS encoding SDR family NAD(P)-dependent oxidoreductase, with protein sequence MTRGAIVVGASSGIGEALARAFADRGYEVGLTARRTERLKRIGSEMPTRAYVATMDVADPEDAREGFFELADAMQSVDVVVISAGVADVNYDLEWDLERRTIDVNVRGFAAIATAALEYFESNPDSASDRDGHLVGISSVAAHFGNGGTQVYNASKSFVSRYLEGLRNRQAGSDANVIVTTIEPGFVDTDLSYGSFWECSPETAADQILRAIEKERHHAYVTRRWRLVAWVLKATPESVLRHLLS encoded by the coding sequence ATGACCAGGGGTGCAATCGTCGTCGGCGCGTCCTCCGGCATCGGCGAAGCGCTGGCGCGAGCGTTCGCCGACCGGGGCTACGAGGTCGGCCTGACAGCACGCAGGACCGAGCGGCTGAAACGGATCGGCTCCGAAATGCCAACCAGGGCCTACGTCGCGACGATGGACGTTGCAGACCCCGAGGACGCCCGTGAGGGATTTTTCGAACTGGCCGACGCGATGCAATCGGTCGACGTCGTGGTGATCAGCGCCGGCGTCGCCGACGTCAACTACGACCTCGAGTGGGACCTCGAACGCCGGACGATCGACGTCAACGTCCGCGGGTTCGCGGCCATCGCGACCGCGGCGCTCGAGTACTTCGAGTCGAATCCCGATTCGGCGAGCGATCGGGACGGCCACCTCGTCGGCATCTCCTCGGTCGCCGCTCACTTCGGCAACGGCGGCACGCAGGTGTACAACGCCTCGAAGAGCTTCGTCTCGCGGTACCTCGAGGGGCTTCGAAATCGACAGGCTGGAAGCGACGCAAACGTGATCGTCACGACGATCGAACCAGGATTCGTCGACACCGACCTCTCGTATGGCTCGTTCTGGGAGTGTTCACCCGAGACGGCAGCCGACCAGATTCTCCGGGCGATCGAGAAAGAACGCCACCACGCCTACGTCACCCGCCGCTGGCGACTGGTCGCCTGGGTCCTGAAAGCGACGCCCGAGTCGGTGCTCCGGCACCTGCTCTCCTGA
- a CDS encoding DUF7542 family protein: MAGNGENVVIECRGCAYRESFSRLGRARVALADHESETGHVVDWEIERVAAGVERAGEDAGVCGIPGCENPGSPLLDWPERDGES; encoded by the coding sequence ATGGCCGGAAACGGCGAGAACGTCGTGATCGAGTGTCGAGGGTGTGCCTACCGGGAATCGTTCTCGAGGCTGGGCCGGGCGCGCGTCGCACTCGCGGACCACGAGTCAGAGACGGGCCACGTCGTCGACTGGGAGATCGAGCGCGTCGCCGCCGGCGTCGAACGGGCGGGCGAAGACGCCGGCGTCTGCGGTATTCCTGGCTGTGAGAACCCGGGTTCGCCGCTGCTCGACTGGCCGGAACGCGACGGCGAGTCGTGA
- the tmcA gene encoding tRNA(Met) cytidine acetyltransferase TmcA yields the protein MDADVLALVRSLLAEARRTNERRLLVLEGDRERGYDTLESVLEGISVGISRTTLLGPDDRLRCAHRPQSRAGELLGTTRDVVVLDAHDGLRPNALGSVVGAVDGGGLLILLTPTLEDWPDRRGAFEESLAVPPFTLEDVTGRFTRRLVETLRAHRGIAIVDLEEREVVDDGHTDPAPRFVRGADDALEQPAETRFPTTVYESCLTADQVEAVAAFESLLGNDHDADDRALVLEADRGRGKSSAAGLAAGALAADAADVLVTAPRWANAREVFARAREVCERLEVLESGDDHASDRRLETTAGGTIHFERATAALERDEGGVDDADVVIVDEAAALPVRVLESLLAADRIAFATTIHGYEGAGRGFSVRFRDRLADSDHAVTSLTLSEPIRYAAGDPIEVWAFRALLLDARPPVDQLITDADPGTVSYERLEPDDLLEDEHLLREAFGLLVLAHYRTEPNDLARLLDAPNLEARALCHDGHVVSVALLAREGNLSAETRGAMYEGERVRGNMLPDVLTSQLRDESAGEPAGIRVVRIATHHAVRSRGLGSHLLECVGEEFDSDCDWVGTGFGATPDLLAFWRENGYRTVHLSTTRNDASGEYSALMLAPTSDAGRDLLERHATWFARRFAAVATDTLSDLEPDVARAALASVPDDAAPLLTLSDHEWRVVAGAAYGPGLLDVDPGPFRPLVVRYLVEQPAAVALEAREERLLVMRLLQARNWQSVADALGYHSTGQCMRALGDALCPLVDHYGSEPALDVRERFDDQ from the coding sequence ATGGATGCAGACGTCCTCGCCCTCGTCCGCTCGCTCCTCGCCGAGGCCCGGCGGACGAACGAGCGGCGGCTACTCGTCCTCGAGGGTGACCGGGAACGCGGCTACGACACCCTCGAGTCCGTCCTCGAGGGGATTTCCGTCGGCATCAGCCGGACGACGCTGCTCGGGCCCGACGACCGTCTTCGCTGTGCGCACCGTCCCCAGTCGAGAGCCGGCGAGTTGCTCGGCACGACCCGGGACGTCGTGGTCCTCGACGCCCACGACGGGCTTCGGCCGAACGCTCTCGGCTCGGTCGTCGGAGCGGTCGACGGCGGCGGCCTCCTGATCTTGCTCACACCGACCCTCGAGGACTGGCCCGACCGCCGCGGCGCGTTCGAGGAATCGCTGGCCGTCCCGCCGTTCACCCTCGAGGACGTCACCGGCCGGTTCACGCGTCGTCTCGTCGAGACGCTGCGTGCCCATCGCGGAATCGCGATCGTCGACCTCGAAGAAAGAGAGGTCGTGGACGACGGTCACACGGATCCGGCCCCGCGTTTCGTTCGCGGCGCTGACGACGCACTCGAGCAGCCCGCCGAAACCCGATTTCCGACGACCGTCTACGAGTCCTGTCTCACGGCCGATCAGGTCGAGGCCGTCGCCGCGTTCGAGTCGTTGCTGGGCAACGACCACGATGCCGACGACCGGGCGCTGGTTCTCGAGGCCGACCGCGGGCGGGGCAAGTCCAGTGCCGCCGGACTGGCGGCGGGTGCCCTCGCCGCCGACGCGGCCGACGTCCTCGTCACGGCACCGCGATGGGCCAACGCCCGCGAGGTGTTCGCCCGCGCACGGGAGGTGTGTGAGCGACTCGAGGTACTCGAGTCCGGCGACGATCACGCCAGCGATCGCCGACTCGAGACGACCGCCGGCGGGACGATTCACTTCGAGCGTGCCACGGCTGCCCTCGAGCGTGACGAGGGCGGCGTCGACGATGCCGACGTCGTGATCGTCGACGAGGCGGCCGCACTCCCGGTTCGGGTTCTCGAGTCGTTGCTCGCGGCCGACCGGATCGCCTTCGCGACGACGATTCACGGCTACGAGGGTGCCGGGCGCGGATTCTCGGTCCGATTCAGGGACCGCCTCGCAGACAGCGACCACGCGGTCACGTCACTGACGCTTTCCGAACCGATCCGGTACGCGGCGGGCGACCCGATCGAAGTCTGGGCCTTCCGGGCGCTGTTGCTCGACGCCCGGCCACCGGTCGATCAGTTGATCACCGACGCCGATCCGGGCACCGTCTCCTACGAACGGCTCGAGCCCGACGACCTCCTCGAGGACGAACACTTGCTCCGGGAGGCCTTCGGCCTGCTCGTCCTCGCTCACTACCGCACGGAGCCCAACGACCTCGCGCGATTGCTCGACGCGCCGAATCTCGAGGCACGCGCGCTCTGTCACGACGGTCACGTCGTCAGTGTGGCCCTGCTCGCCCGCGAGGGGAACCTCTCGGCCGAGACGCGGGGGGCGATGTACGAGGGCGAGCGCGTTCGCGGGAACATGCTCCCCGACGTGCTGACGAGTCAGCTCAGAGACGAGTCGGCGGGTGAGCCAGCGGGAATCCGGGTGGTTCGCATCGCGACCCACCACGCCGTCCGCTCGCGAGGGCTGGGCTCGCACTTGCTCGAGTGCGTCGGCGAGGAGTTCGACTCCGACTGCGACTGGGTCGGCACCGGATTCGGCGCGACGCCAGACCTCCTCGCGTTCTGGCGCGAGAACGGCTACCGGACCGTCCACCTCTCGACGACGCGAAACGACGCCAGCGGCGAGTACTCCGCGCTCATGCTCGCACCGACGAGCGACGCCGGCAGGGACCTCCTCGAGCGCCACGCGACCTGGTTCGCCCGCCGGTTCGCCGCAGTCGCCACGGATACCCTGTCGGACCTCGAGCCGGACGTCGCCCGGGCTGCACTGGCGAGCGTCCCCGACGACGCAGCGCCGCTGCTCACCCTCTCGGACCACGAGTGGCGCGTCGTCGCCGGGGCCGCGTACGGTCCGGGGCTACTCGACGTCGACCCCGGGCCGTTTCGGCCGCTCGTCGTCCGGTATCTCGTCGAGCAACCGGCCGCCGTGGCCCTCGAGGCCCGCGAAGAACGGCTGCTGGTGATGCGCCTGCTGCAGGCTCGCAACTGGCAATCGGTGGCCGACGCGCTCGGATACCATTCGACGGGTCAGTGCATGCGCGCCCTCGGTGACGCCCTGTGCCCGCTCGTCGACCACTACGGCTCGGAGCCGGCACTCGATGTCCGGGAGCGCTTCGACGATCAGTAG
- the ligA gene encoding ATP-dependent DNA ligase LigA, translating into MEFATFADRAGAIDAESADLEIVDHVRALLEDVGENGAAAGSDGEATDAGPEAIEIVARFVQGRVFPAWDSTTLDVGPSACYEAIARAAGTNVSAADVEERLAETGEIGAVAASYDFGGQQGLAAFTAGDDAEALTVREVYETLETLAYTDGSGSQGRKVDLLFGLFNRCSSEEARYLARLVLAEMRIGVGEGTVRDAIAAAFDVPADQVERALQVTNDYGQVARIARDDGLEGLEEVDLAVGRPVQAMLAQAGTVTDALEEWDDAAVERKYDGARIQLHHDPASSDDSGSETRVFSRNMEDVTAALPEVVEFAEGTLESPVILDGEVVAIDDGGDPLPFQEVLRRFRRKHDVAKAREDVAVRPVFFDCLHHDGEDLLECPLRDRHERLESVLTAGSEPDVDPEDVEGLSLLWLTDDADEIEAIDADALAAGHEGIMLKNPESTYSPGRRGKHWRKRKPDVETLDCVVTGAEWGEGRRATFLGTFELSVRDGDALETVGKVATGITDEQLAELTELLEPHIVTAEGTTVDVEPAVVFEVGYEEIQRSPTYSSGYALRFPRFVGVRSDKSPADADTLERLERLHGA; encoded by the coding sequence ATGGAGTTTGCCACGTTCGCCGACCGTGCTGGGGCGATCGACGCCGAGTCCGCCGACCTCGAGATCGTCGATCACGTGCGCGCGTTGCTCGAGGACGTCGGCGAGAACGGCGCGGCGGCTGGTTCGGACGGGGAGGCGACCGATGCGGGTCCCGAGGCGATCGAGATCGTCGCCCGGTTCGTCCAGGGGCGGGTCTTCCCCGCATGGGATTCGACCACCCTCGACGTCGGCCCGTCGGCGTGTTACGAGGCGATCGCTCGCGCGGCCGGGACGAACGTGAGCGCGGCGGACGTCGAAGAGCGACTCGCCGAGACGGGCGAGATCGGTGCGGTCGCGGCCAGTTACGACTTCGGCGGCCAGCAGGGACTGGCCGCGTTCACCGCGGGAGACGACGCTGAAGCCCTCACCGTCCGCGAGGTCTACGAAACCCTCGAGACGCTGGCCTACACCGACGGCTCTGGAAGCCAGGGCCGGAAGGTCGACCTCCTCTTTGGCCTGTTCAATCGGTGCTCGAGCGAGGAGGCCCGCTACCTCGCGCGACTCGTCCTCGCGGAGATGCGCATCGGCGTCGGCGAGGGGACGGTCAGAGATGCCATCGCGGCTGCCTTCGACGTCCCCGCTGATCAGGTCGAGCGCGCGTTGCAGGTGACCAACGATTACGGACAGGTCGCCCGTATCGCCCGTGACGACGGGCTCGAGGGGCTCGAGGAAGTCGACCTCGCGGTCGGTCGCCCCGTCCAGGCGATGCTCGCCCAGGCCGGGACCGTCACCGACGCGCTCGAGGAGTGGGACGACGCCGCCGTCGAGCGGAAGTACGACGGGGCCAGAATACAACTGCACCACGACCCCGCTTCGAGTGACGACTCCGGCAGCGAGACGCGCGTCTTTTCGCGTAACATGGAGGACGTCACGGCCGCCCTCCCTGAGGTCGTCGAGTTCGCCGAGGGGACCCTCGAGTCGCCGGTGATCCTCGACGGCGAGGTGGTCGCGATCGACGACGGCGGGGACCCGCTCCCGTTTCAGGAGGTCCTGCGGCGATTCCGCCGCAAGCACGACGTGGCGAAAGCGCGCGAGGACGTCGCCGTTCGGCCCGTCTTCTTCGACTGCCTGCACCACGATGGGGAGGACCTGCTCGAGTGCCCGCTTCGGGACCGTCACGAACGGCTCGAGTCGGTGCTGACGGCCGGGAGCGAACCCGACGTCGACCCCGAAGACGTCGAGGGCCTCTCCCTGCTCTGGCTCACCGACGACGCCGACGAGATCGAGGCAATCGACGCCGACGCGCTCGCGGCCGGCCACGAGGGGATCATGCTCAAGAACCCGGAGTCGACGTACTCCCCGGGCCGACGCGGGAAGCACTGGCGCAAGCGCAAACCCGACGTCGAGACGCTCGACTGCGTCGTCACCGGTGCCGAGTGGGGTGAGGGCCGCCGGGCGACGTTCCTCGGCACGTTCGAACTCTCGGTACGCGACGGCGACGCACTCGAAACGGTTGGCAAGGTCGCCACCGGAATCACCGACGAGCAACTCGCGGAGCTGACCGAGCTGCTCGAGCCCCACATCGTCACAGCGGAGGGAACGACCGTCGACGTCGAACCCGCGGTCGTCTTCGAAGTGGGCTACGAGGAGATCCAGCGCTCGCCGACCTACTCGTCGGGCTACGCGCTCCGGTTCCCCCGGTTCGTCGGCGTTCGATCGGACAAAAGTCCGGCGGACGCGGACACGCTCGAGCGACTCGAGCGGCTTCACGGGGCGTGA
- a CDS encoding DUF5793 family protein, which yields MRREHFTLDVDDVDWVETDDEPRKPSVSIEFTGPSTMLRERLTGPDGDLLEAGETDVALRLQGPLEEGVEGVVSVTNRITGEFILELNEDADDVLKFISAARGYGEAESDADGRYEVEITLEESDDETPFVTYDKRTFLVYDEDGSLLRGHSLIPSGVEL from the coding sequence ATGAGGCGCGAGCACTTCACGTTAGACGTCGACGACGTCGACTGGGTCGAGACCGACGACGAACCGAGAAAACCCTCGGTATCGATCGAGTTCACGGGCCCGTCGACGATGCTTCGCGAGCGCCTTACCGGCCCCGACGGTGACCTCCTCGAGGCCGGCGAGACCGACGTCGCATTGCGCCTCCAGGGGCCCCTCGAGGAGGGAGTCGAGGGGGTCGTCAGCGTTACCAATCGAATCACGGGCGAGTTCATCCTCGAACTGAACGAGGATGCAGACGACGTCCTGAAGTTCATCTCGGCGGCCCGTGGATACGGAGAGGCCGAAAGCGACGCCGATGGCCGCTACGAAGTCGAGATCACCCTCGAGGAAAGCGACGACGAAACGCCGTTCGTGACCTACGACAAACGGACGTTTCTGGTCTACGACGAGGACGGAAGCCTCCTGCGTGGCCACAGCCTGATCCCGAGCGGCGTCGAACTCTGA
- a CDS encoding DUF7527 domain-containing protein, translating into MDSRTQERVEQWDSRPFSGGYDGLSDLTAKGFSGAVTAAGTWLFVLNGRIVGVFGGDLEDFEAASGTVYEAPHPSLPLLFSMKSQGGDTRAKYYTNDTSLEEVDQTLQDGSFTGYVELSENVLSGDYYAVYYGGRRMAAAFIGNAERLQTGDEAFERAADEVGIYEVVDVDVEVTDVPSDDPAANDSDDASDSEPPAGTGGVDPSSEAGGEPGDAVDATGVSSSASLDDDPAGITATEPTPDDDPSGITASSPADVDPADEPTARSSDRRDDPGLTVSTTDSEPAEAGSTDSTLDPEEVEAAAAELEQSDISWTDDDVDEPASSVGDDASEEADEDAGLEERFEEEEQWRETRSIPSIDPEMTTQTGDDGSSSRASGSTPSQGGQTMARRQPNSGQRSAAGASRSQSQGRAQTQSQSQTQSHRQARADQQPSRPTGDARSSPRTTGAGAGTTSQSPQQSAGDAEGPIRDRLESLEEQRAELATKAERLEAERDRLEAENEELTDRVEELTARIDDLESRLESDGAAGGAQAASQRLAPERALSGTNLFVRYASKSEPTLLTAHDGAADRAEVAGNLHLEHHTEFDDGDVAVDGQPYEQFLTGTLVYQFVDWLTAVLLYEIRDTGQADRLGDLYDAIPRIDRAEINGSVSLADDDTEDVPENVSFDVVAYDKMGNPLLVVTVNDSREPASEDLLRGFEEAASAVKANYPDLAAAIAVTSSYFEPGALEVTEQATSSGFLSRSSKASYVNVSRKQGYHLCLVESQSEGFHMTVPEL; encoded by the coding sequence ATGGACTCGCGCACGCAAGAGCGCGTCGAGCAATGGGACTCTCGCCCGTTTAGTGGCGGTTACGACGGGCTCTCTGATCTCACAGCGAAGGGATTCTCGGGGGCCGTCACCGCGGCGGGCACGTGGCTGTTCGTACTCAACGGCCGGATCGTCGGCGTCTTCGGCGGTGACCTCGAGGATTTCGAGGCGGCGTCGGGAACCGTCTACGAGGCGCCACACCCGTCGCTACCGCTCCTGTTCTCGATGAAATCACAGGGAGGTGACACTCGAGCGAAGTACTACACGAACGACACCTCGCTCGAGGAGGTCGACCAGACGCTTCAGGACGGTTCGTTCACCGGCTACGTCGAACTGAGCGAGAACGTCCTGAGCGGTGACTACTACGCAGTTTACTACGGTGGCCGACGGATGGCAGCCGCGTTCATCGGAAACGCCGAACGGTTGCAGACCGGCGACGAAGCGTTCGAACGCGCCGCCGACGAGGTCGGCATCTACGAGGTCGTCGACGTCGACGTCGAGGTAACCGACGTTCCGAGCGACGACCCGGCGGCCAACGATAGCGACGACGCGTCCGACTCCGAGCCACCAGCCGGGACCGGTGGCGTCGATCCATCGAGCGAGGCCGGTGGCGAACCAGGCGACGCCGTCGACGCGACCGGCGTCTCGAGTTCGGCTTCGCTCGACGACGACCCGGCAGGGATCACCGCGACCGAGCCCACACCCGACGACGATCCGTCGGGGATCACGGCCTCGAGTCCGGCCGATGTGGACCCTGCAGACGAGCCAACAGCACGCTCGAGCGACCGGCGTGACGACCCGGGACTGACCGTCTCGACGACCGACAGCGAGCCTGCCGAGGCGGGGTCGACCGACTCGACGCTCGATCCGGAGGAAGTCGAGGCCGCGGCGGCCGAACTCGAGCAAAGCGACATCTCCTGGACCGACGACGACGTCGACGAGCCAGCCTCGAGCGTGGGCGACGACGCGAGCGAGGAGGCCGACGAAGATGCAGGGCTCGAAGAGCGGTTCGAAGAGGAAGAACAGTGGCGAGAGACGCGCTCGATCCCATCGATCGATCCGGAGATGACGACCCAGACAGGGGACGACGGCTCTTCGAGTCGAGCGTCCGGCTCCACACCGTCTCAGGGTGGACAGACGATGGCCCGGCGGCAGCCGAACAGCGGCCAGCGGAGTGCAGCCGGCGCGTCTCGGTCCCAGTCCCAGGGCCGGGCCCAGACGCAGTCACAGTCGCAGACCCAGTCACATCGTCAGGCTCGAGCCGACCAGCAACCGTCCCGCCCCACGGGTGACGCTCGATCGAGTCCCAGGACCACCGGCGCTGGTGCTGGCACGACCAGCCAGTCGCCACAACAGTCTGCGGGTGACGCCGAGGGACCGATCAGAGACCGTCTCGAGTCCCTCGAAGAACAGCGTGCGGAACTCGCGACGAAAGCAGAGCGACTCGAGGCCGAACGAGACCGACTCGAAGCCGAAAACGAGGAACTGACCGATCGGGTCGAGGAACTCACCGCCCGCATCGACGACCTCGAGTCTCGTCTCGAGAGCGACGGCGCTGCCGGCGGTGCACAGGCGGCCAGCCAGCGACTCGCCCCCGAGCGGGCGCTCTCCGGGACCAACCTCTTCGTCCGGTACGCCTCGAAGAGCGAGCCGACGTTGCTGACGGCACACGACGGCGCTGCCGACCGGGCCGAGGTGGCCGGGAACCTTCACCTCGAGCACCACACGGAATTCGACGACGGCGACGTCGCCGTCGACGGCCAGCCCTACGAACAGTTCCTCACCGGAACCCTCGTTTACCAGTTCGTCGACTGGCTCACGGCCGTCTTGCTCTACGAGATCCGTGACACCGGTCAGGCGGATCGACTGGGGGACCTCTACGACGCCATCCCGCGGATCGACCGCGCGGAGATCAACGGCTCGGTCTCACTCGCCGACGACGATACCGAGGACGTCCCCGAGAACGTCTCGTTCGACGTCGTCGCCTACGACAAGATGGGCAATCCCCTCCTCGTCGTCACGGTCAACGACTCCCGCGAACCGGCCAGCGAGGACCTCCTCCGCGGGTTCGAGGAGGCAGCCTCGGCCGTCAAGGCCAACTACCCGGACCTCGCAGCAGCCATCGCCGTCACCTCGAGTTACTTCGAACCGGGCGCGCTCGAGGTAACCGAGCAGGCCACGAGCAGTGGCTTCCTGAGCCGAAGTTCGAAGGCGAGTTACGTCAACGTCTCCCGGAAACAGGGCTATCACCTCTGTCTCGTGGAATCCCAGTCGGAAGGATTCCACATGACCGTTCCCGAACTCTGA
- a CDS encoding pyridoxal-phosphate-dependent aminotransferase family protein → MTLSFTPGPTAVPPAVREAMADPQPNPILEDEFTERYEILCDQLAAVYETSHDVVVPGGEGILGLEAAIASLVSPGDRVLCLSNGIYGDGFADFVDSYGGEAELVSAPSDEGFDLEGVESALETAADDDDPFALATMVHCETPTGTLNDLEPVLDSLEDHDVLSVVDAVSSLGGTPVPTDRIDVCLGASQKCFSAPPGLTTAAISDRAWDAMEERDPASLYTNLLPWKDVSDGFPYTHLNANVAGLETAVDLVLEEGLESVFERHEAAAERCRERGAELGLEVYPDPERQSPTVTAFHRPGEAAEIQQRVAEEEAVLLATGLGELEDDILRVGHMGYNAEVEKVDRAMDALEAVLS, encoded by the coding sequence ATGACTCTCTCGTTCACCCCAGGACCGACCGCCGTTCCGCCAGCAGTCCGGGAGGCGATGGCCGACCCGCAGCCGAATCCGATCCTCGAGGACGAGTTCACCGAGCGCTACGAGATCCTTTGCGACCAGCTCGCAGCCGTCTACGAGACCTCCCACGACGTCGTCGTCCCCGGCGGTGAGGGCATCCTCGGCCTCGAGGCGGCCATCGCCTCGCTCGTCTCGCCGGGCGACCGCGTCCTCTGTCTCTCCAACGGCATCTACGGCGACGGCTTCGCAGACTTCGTCGACTCGTACGGCGGCGAAGCCGAACTCGTCTCCGCGCCGTCCGACGAGGGGTTCGACCTCGAGGGCGTCGAGAGCGCGCTCGAGACTGCCGCGGACGATGACGACCCCTTCGCGCTGGCCACGATGGTCCACTGCGAGACGCCGACGGGGACGCTCAACGATCTCGAGCCAGTTCTCGACAGCCTCGAGGACCACGACGTGCTGAGCGTCGTCGACGCCGTCTCCTCGCTCGGGGGAACCCCGGTGCCGACCGACCGGATCGACGTCTGCCTCGGAGCCTCCCAGAAGTGCTTCAGCGCCCCACCGGGACTGACCACGGCTGCGATCAGCGACCGCGCGTGGGATGCGATGGAAGAGCGCGATCCCGCCTCGCTCTATACGAACTTGCTCCCGTGGAAGGACGTCTCAGACGGCTTCCCCTACACCCACCTCAACGCGAACGTCGCCGGACTCGAGACCGCAGTCGACCTCGTGCTCGAGGAGGGCCTCGAGTCCGTCTTCGAGCGTCACGAGGCGGCCGCAGAGCGCTGTCGCGAGCGTGGAGCCGAACTGGGACTCGAGGTTTATCCCGACCCCGAGCGCCAGTCGCCGACGGTGACGGCGTTTCACCGTCCGGGCGAGGCGGCGGAGATTCAACAGCGCGTCGCCGAGGAGGAAGCCGTCCTGCTCGCGACCGGACTCGGCGAACTGGAAGACGACATTCTTCGCGTCGGTCACATGGGGTACAACGCCGAGGTCGAAAAAGTGGATCGGGCGATGGACGCTCTCGAGGCAGTCCTGTCGTAG
- a CDS encoding UPF0058 family protein codes for MHKDELLELHEELVIIMEYFSEREEVDESLFDEYHELDVDPSHVHKSKSEHKHAVFVLGNALAKAMSEDEFSSAGRIGKRMKELAEDAQSKI; via the coding sequence ATGCACAAGGACGAACTCCTCGAGCTTCACGAAGAACTCGTTATCATCATGGAGTATTTCAGTGAGCGAGAGGAGGTCGACGAGAGTCTCTTCGACGAGTACCACGAACTCGACGTCGACCCCTCCCACGTACACAAATCGAAGAGCGAGCACAAACACGCCGTCTTCGTCCTCGGGAACGCACTGGCCAAGGCCATGAGCGAAGACGAGTTCTCGAGTGCCGGCCGAATCGGCAAGCGCATGAAAGAACTCGCCGAGGATGCGCAATCGAAAATCTAG